A single genomic interval of Salinarchaeum sp. IM2453 harbors:
- the purD gene encoding phosphoribosylamine--glycine ligase → MTETILLVGGGGREHAIAQAIAESDQDVDLYACAGNRNPGITALADGFETLETTDPQAVCEYATEIDATLAVVGPEAPLAAGVVDALDEAGIYAFGPQQNEARIETDKAFQREFMAENDITGCPDFEVFTDLDAACDFIDEYDGDLAVKPRGLTGGKGVRVIGDQITAEEAKEYIQESNYEEFVLEERLVGEEFTVQAMVSDGEVRCAPAVQDHKRAYEGDNGPNTGGMGSYSDATTALPFMTEEDYAEAVTIIDEVIDALPEYKGILYGQYMLTADGVKVVEFNARFGDPEAMNTLPVLETDFVDILVAARDEAPLPELSFADQATVCKYAVPDGYPIDPSAGAKVTIDAESAGDAKFFYASVDERDDGIYTTTSRSYAVVGVDDTISEAEQIAEGALERAGTEGLRVRHDIGKPELVQSRIDHMSEIRR, encoded by the coding sequence ATGACGGAAACAATTCTACTTGTTGGTGGTGGCGGGCGTGAACATGCAATTGCGCAGGCAATTGCCGAAAGCGATCAAGATGTTGATTTATACGCCTGTGCTGGGAACCGGAATCCAGGAATTACTGCACTTGCTGACGGATTTGAAACACTCGAGACAACAGATCCACAAGCAGTCTGTGAGTATGCAACAGAGATTGATGCAACACTCGCAGTTGTCGGTCCAGAGGCTCCACTTGCAGCAGGGGTAGTTGATGCGCTTGACGAAGCAGGGATCTATGCATTTGGACCACAGCAGAACGAAGCTCGGATTGAAACAGACAAAGCATTTCAGCGAGAGTTCATGGCAGAGAATGATATCACAGGCTGTCCAGACTTCGAGGTTTTTACTGATCTCGACGCTGCCTGTGATTTCATTGATGAATACGATGGCGACCTTGCTGTAAAGCCAAGAGGTCTGACTGGCGGCAAAGGAGTTCGAGTAATCGGAGACCAGATTACCGCTGAAGAAGCAAAAGAATACATTCAGGAAAGCAACTACGAAGAATTTGTGCTAGAAGAGCGACTCGTCGGGGAGGAATTTACTGTACAGGCGATGGTCTCGGACGGGGAGGTTCGCTGTGCACCAGCTGTGCAGGATCACAAGCGCGCATATGAGGGCGACAACGGTCCAAATACCGGTGGAATGGGATCATACAGCGACGCAACAACAGCGTTGCCGTTCATGACAGAAGAAGACTATGCGGAAGCTGTAACGATAATTGACGAAGTGATTGATGCATTACCAGAGTACAAAGGGATCCTCTACGGCCAGTATATGCTAACAGCCGATGGCGTCAAAGTAGTAGAGTTCAACGCTCGGTTTGGAGATCCAGAAGCAATGAACACACTTCCTGTTTTGGAGACAGACTTCGTCGATATACTAGTTGCTGCAAGAGATGAAGCTCCGTTACCAGAGCTCTCATTTGCCGACCAAGCTACGGTCTGCAAGTACGCGGTTCCTGATGGATACCCAATAGATCCATCCGCAGGAGCAAAAGTAACAATCGATGCCGAATCCGCCGGGGATGCAAAGTTCTTCTATGCCAGTGTCGACGAACGCGACGATGGAATCTATACTACAACATCACGTTCATATGCCGTTGTTGGCGTTGATGATACGATCAGTGAAGCAGAGCAAATTGCTGAGGGGGCATTGGAGCGTGCTGGAACAGAGGGGCTGCGAGTTCGACATGACATTGGAAAGCCAGAGCTGGTACAATCACGCATTGACCATATGAGCGAAATTCGAAGATAG
- a CDS encoding DapH/DapD/GlmU-related protein: MPDDEDVTSRHDRITRTPTPGHRNSLFHWPDAKHPVRVAIQYLVVLVCRICPSLRLKNWLFRRIGITVGSGVAWGLESTPDVFFPNLITVEENTIIGYDATILCHEFLQDEYRTGEVHIGERAMIGAGATILPGVHIGKGASVAANSLVTEDVPPETTVAGVPAMPVDGMVNSEKRSSDGPEEQ; this comes from the coding sequence GTGCCAGACGATGAGGATGTAACGTCACGACATGATCGTATAACGCGAACACCGACACCCGGACACCGCAATTCGTTGTTTCACTGGCCAGATGCCAAACACCCGGTACGTGTAGCAATTCAGTATCTTGTTGTACTGGTATGTCGCATATGCCCGAGCCTCCGGTTGAAGAATTGGCTGTTTAGACGGATTGGCATAACTGTCGGATCTGGGGTCGCGTGGGGTCTGGAATCAACACCTGATGTCTTTTTCCCGAATTTGATTACTGTCGAAGAAAACACAATCATCGGATACGATGCCACAATCCTCTGTCACGAATTTCTACAGGACGAATATCGAACGGGGGAGGTACACATCGGGGAACGAGCAATGATCGGAGCCGGCGCGACAATATTACCAGGAGTACACATCGGCAAAGGGGCATCAGTTGCAGCCAATTCGCTTGTCACGGAAGATGTGCCGCCAGAGACAACGGTCGCTGGGGTCCCGGCAATGCCAGTAGACGGCATGGTAAATAGCGAGAAAAGATCATCTGATGGGCCAGAAGAACAATGA
- a CDS encoding DUF1405 domain-containing protein: protein MSDIYLSSKKIPDRESLPQWVAPIPAIIERWGLRLVWPVIVINLLGTVFGFIYYLPQFSMTPSVMWPFVPDSPLATLFIAVTLLLWVTDNHSEYLAMLAFFGNIKLGLWTPWTLAVFSDAFLETTSTPMYVFLFVSHLGMVVQALVLHRIAEFRLDAILVALGWYTIDLTVDYFIPIVGETHEWVPIRPHHTLIPVAYETPMFGGASAFQLAAWGAVILTLLPLLLAAATRMYKLANKGE from the coding sequence GTGTCTGACATCTATCTTAGCTCAAAAAAGATCCCAGATCGGGAGTCACTACCACAGTGGGTTGCTCCAATTCCGGCAATAATTGAACGCTGGGGACTGCGACTAGTCTGGCCGGTAATTGTTATTAACCTGCTTGGCACGGTATTTGGATTTATTTACTATCTGCCACAGTTTTCAATGACTCCTTCAGTAATGTGGCCGTTTGTACCGGATAGCCCACTTGCGACATTGTTTATTGCAGTCACACTACTCCTATGGGTAACTGATAACCACAGCGAGTATCTAGCAATGCTCGCCTTTTTCGGGAACATCAAGCTCGGACTATGGACACCATGGACACTTGCAGTATTCTCGGATGCCTTCCTTGAGACGACAAGTACCCCGATGTATGTATTTCTCTTTGTCAGTCATCTTGGGATGGTTGTGCAAGCACTCGTGTTACATCGGATTGCAGAGTTTCGACTTGACGCTATTCTGGTTGCACTTGGCTGGTACACGATCGATCTAACGGTTGATTATTTCATCCCAATTGTCGGAGAAACACATGAATGGGTGCCGATTCGGCCACACCATACACTGATCCCGGTTGCATACGAAACGCCGATGTTTGGCGGTGCAAGTGCATTTCAACTTGCTGCATGGGGCGCTGTGATCCTAACATTATTACCACTATTGCTAGCAGCGGCAACACGAATGTATAAGCTTGCTAATAAAGGGGAATGA